In the genome of Cryptomeria japonica chromosome 8, Sugi_1.0, whole genome shotgun sequence, one region contains:
- the LOC131048342 gene encoding choline-phosphate cytidylyltransferase 2: MEVARLSRPVLRSSGSPVIGLEHKMPMVYRPRKSQSTEAYVEEEEEEEEYEEVEEEEYEEFEEEEEEYEEVEEEEVSSDVNLEVPVRYEPAPDPENTQWTEKPVRVYADGIYDLFHFGHARSLEQAKKLFPNTHLLVGCCNDEVTHRYKGKTVMIESERYESLRHCRWVDEVIPDAPWVLTQEFVDKHQIDYVAHDALPYADTSGAGKDVYEFVKAIGKFKETKRTDGVSTSDVIMRILKDYNEYVMRNLARGYSRKDLGVSYVKEKQLRVNMGISRLRQKVKEQQERMGEKIHTAAKLAGTHHSEWVENADRWVAGFLEGFEERCHMMETVIKGKIQEGLKRQSRSPSPPKMIEDKLQ, from the exons ATGGAAGTAGCGAGATTGAGTAGGCCGGTATTGAGAAGCAGCGGAAGCCCTGTAATAGGGCTGGAGCATAAGATGCCCATGGTTTACAGGCCTCGCAAGAGTCAATCCACTGAGGCCTatgtagaggaagaggaagaagaagaggagtatgaagaagttgaggaagaggagtatgaagaatttgaggaagaggaagaggaatatgaagaagttgaggaagagGAGGTATCGAGTGACGTGAATTTAGAGGTGCCAGTGAGGTATGAACCTGCACCTGACCCTGAAAATACCCAATGGACTGAGAAGCCAGTGCGTGTCTATGCCGATGGCATTTATGATCTCTTTCATTTTGGGCATGCGCGATCTCTGGAACAGGCAAAGAAGCT GTTTCCCAATACACACCTCCTTGTGGGTTGCTGCAATGATGAAGTTACTCACAGGTACAAAGGAAAAACAGTTATGATTGAATCAGAACGCTATGAGTCTCTGCGCCACTGCAG ATGGGTTGATGAAGTTATCCCGGATGCTCCCTGGGTACTTACTCAAGAATTCGTGGACAAACATCAGATTGACTATGTGGCACATGATGCTCTTCC GTATGCTGATACCTCTGGAGCTGGAAAGGATGTTTATGAATTT GTCAAAGCAATAGGAAAATTTAAGGAAACAAAACGAACTGATGGGGTCTCTACATCCGATGTCATAATGCGAATACTCAAAGACTACAATGAATATGTTATGCGTAATCTTGCTCGTGGATACTCAAGGAAGGACCTTGGAGTAAGCTATGTCAAG GAGAAACAATTAAGAGTCAACATGGGTATTAGTAGACTGCGACAGAAAGTCAAGGAACAACAAGAGCGAATGGGGGAAAAG ATACATACAGCTGCCAAGTTAGCGGGGACGCATCATAGTGAGTGGGTTGAAAATGCTGATCGATGGGTAGCTGGGTTTCTGGAAGGTTTTGAAGAGAGATGCCATATGATG GAAACGGTAATCAAGGGCAAAATACAGGAGGGCTTGAAGAGACAGTCAAGGAgcccttctcctccaaaaatgatagaaGATAAACTGCAATAG